A stretch of the Bradyrhizobium sp. CCBAU 53351 genome encodes the following:
- a CDS encoding cytochrome c family protein: MRRVLIAVAVAAASGSAAYAQDLTAGATAFKKCASCHDVGATAKNKVGPVLNGLDGRKSGSIAGYNYSDANKNSGITWDEASFLDYIKDPKAKVPNTKMAFAGIKNEAEAKNLWAYLKQYDADGKTK, translated from the coding sequence ATGAGGCGTGTTTTAATCGCAGTTGCAGTCGCTGCGGCTTCGGGCAGTGCTGCTTACGCGCAGGATCTGACGGCGGGCGCCACCGCGTTCAAGAAATGCGCCAGTTGTCACGACGTCGGCGCGACCGCGAAGAACAAGGTCGGCCCTGTGCTCAATGGTCTCGACGGCCGCAAATCGGGATCGATTGCCGGCTACAATTATTCCGACGCGAACAAGAATTCCGGCATCACCTGGGATGAGGCGAGCTTCCTCGATTATATCAAGGATCCCAAGGCCAAGGTGCCCAACACCAAGATGGCGTTCGCCGGCATCAAGAACGAGGCCGAGGCCAAGAATCTCTGGGCCTATCTCAAGCAATACGACGCCGACGGCAAGACGAAGTAG
- a CDS encoding FAD:protein FMN transferase, protein MLPDHPTRRRAITILASAAAVAIAGPASPARADFEWRGTAMGADARILFSDIEPESAKGIAALVEAEIDRLEKALSLFQSGSELCRLNRAGALAEPGGDLRRAVALALEIADVTGGLFDPTVQALWEAHVDWFADKTRTGLPPEAVLADARRAVDWRRVRLETDSIRLGENQRLTLNGLGQGYVTDRVAELLAAKGFSNILVDLGEMRALAPQRDGSPWLIARGGADPLHLAEGALATSEASGCVLGAEGTAHHLFDPRSGRSAAHWRTMTVHHRSAAMADALSTALSIASAEEIEALLPRLSGTAIWATDPAGHHSTWAVGQHDGIVG, encoded by the coding sequence ATGCTCCCTGATCATCCGACACGACGCCGCGCCATCACGATCCTCGCATCGGCCGCCGCAGTCGCCATCGCGGGTCCTGCAAGCCCTGCCCGAGCCGATTTCGAATGGCGGGGCACCGCCATGGGCGCGGATGCGCGGATCCTGTTCAGCGACATCGAGCCGGAGAGTGCAAAGGGCATCGCCGCGCTGGTCGAGGCAGAGATCGATCGCCTGGAAAAAGCGCTGAGCCTGTTCCAATCCGGATCGGAGCTGTGCAGGCTCAATCGTGCCGGCGCGCTCGCCGAGCCGGGCGGCGATCTGCGTCGCGCCGTGGCGCTGGCGCTGGAGATCGCGGATGTCACGGGCGGCCTGTTCGATCCGACCGTGCAGGCGCTATGGGAAGCCCATGTCGATTGGTTCGCGGACAAGACCCGCACCGGCCTGCCGCCGGAAGCCGTCCTTGCCGACGCGCGGCGGGCGGTGGACTGGCGGCGCGTCCGGCTCGAAACGGATTCAATTCGTTTGGGCGAAAACCAGCGCCTGACGCTCAATGGTCTCGGCCAGGGTTACGTCACCGACCGCGTGGCGGAGCTGCTGGCGGCCAAGGGGTTCAGCAACATCCTGGTCGATCTCGGCGAGATGCGGGCGCTTGCCCCTCAGCGCGACGGATCGCCATGGCTGATCGCGCGCGGCGGCGCCGATCCGCTGCATCTGGCGGAAGGCGCCCTCGCCACCTCCGAAGCCTCGGGCTGCGTGCTCGGTGCCGAAGGCACGGCGCATCATCTGTTCGATCCGCGCAGCGGCCGCAGCGCCGCGCATTGGCGCACCATGACCGTGCACCATCGCTCGGCCGCAATGGCCGACGCGTTGTCGACGGCGCTTTCCATCGCGTCCGCGGAGGAGATCGAGGCCTTGCTGCCACGGTTGAGCGGCACCGCGATCTGGGCCACCGATCCGGCCGGGCATCACTCAACCTGGGCCGTCGGCCAACACGACGGCATCGTCGGCTGA
- a CDS encoding NosR/NirI family protein has product MRSPGIISAAARHALSALAALASMVCAANAADLSVAAKFFSEPVVIDRADGKPPAAIVRAADGRLLGYAFSSLDVSGSVGYAGRPLDIVAAVTPDGIVAGAEIVAHEEPILVIGIPRDALAAYVANFRGFDVRGGTTLKPAGESARGPHAVAGATITSTVIRDAIVRSARAVLRSRTNAPERAARLDRETLRRLSWSSLLAEGAVQRRLVSRGEAAKLLGTRDNEPDKAFIDLWMALATPPPIGESLLGQRTYESETAKIGPDDDLLLIGASGLYSFKGTKWRQSGTFTRIEIVQGSRTLRLKPADHTAVESLHAAGAPELREIAVFRIPQASGFDSTKPFRLDVDLGAGAAASGATLVSLDYRIPDRYLIAAPSEPPAASTTAAPAPVQTVWQEIWWARRYEIGVLGAMLTVLAGILIFQDAVTAHGVFYYRLRTFYLLTTLVFLGFIANAQLSVVNVLTFIHALLSGFRWELFLLDPLVFLLWSFVAFSMLFWGRGVFCGWLCPFGTLQELTNQLARRLGIKQIEIPFGLHERLWMIKYVLFVAILAISLRSILTAFQLAEVEPFKTAITMKFLREWPFGVYAGLLLLAGLFVERFYCRYLCPLGAALAIPARMRMFEWLKRYRECGSECHVCARRCTVQAIHPLGQINPNECIYCLKCQANYFDQDVCLHLKKRAQRRQPLPQSPSPPS; this is encoded by the coding sequence ATGCGATCGCCTGGAATCATCTCCGCCGCCGCACGGCACGCCCTGTCCGCGCTGGCGGCGCTCGCGTCGATGGTGTGCGCTGCAAACGCAGCCGATCTCAGCGTCGCCGCGAAGTTCTTCTCCGAGCCCGTCGTGATCGATCGTGCCGACGGCAAGCCGCCGGCGGCGATCGTACGTGCCGCGGACGGGCGCTTGCTCGGCTACGCCTTTTCAAGCCTCGATGTCTCCGGCTCCGTCGGCTACGCAGGCCGGCCGCTCGACATCGTCGCGGCCGTGACGCCCGACGGCATCGTCGCCGGCGCCGAGATCGTCGCGCATGAAGAACCGATCCTGGTGATCGGGATTCCCCGCGATGCGCTCGCTGCCTATGTCGCCAATTTCCGCGGCTTCGACGTGCGCGGCGGCACCACGCTCAAGCCCGCCGGCGAGTCCGCGCGCGGCCCGCACGCCGTCGCCGGCGCGACCATCACGAGCACCGTGATCCGCGATGCGATCGTGCGCTCGGCACGCGCCGTGCTGCGCAGCCGCACCAATGCGCCGGAGCGGGCTGCGCGGCTCGACCGAGAGACCCTGCGCCGGCTATCCTGGTCCTCACTGCTCGCCGAAGGCGCGGTGCAGCGACGGCTCGTGAGCCGCGGCGAAGCGGCAAAGCTGCTCGGGACGCGGGACAATGAACCCGACAAGGCCTTCATCGATCTCTGGATGGCGCTCGCCACGCCGCCGCCGATCGGCGAGAGCCTGCTCGGCCAGCGGACTTACGAAAGCGAGACGGCGAAGATCGGCCCCGATGACGACCTGCTCCTGATCGGCGCATCCGGGCTCTATTCGTTCAAGGGCACGAAATGGCGCCAATCCGGGACCTTCACCCGGATCGAGATCGTCCAGGGTTCGCGGACCCTGCGTCTCAAGCCGGCCGATCACACGGCGGTGGAGTCGCTGCACGCCGCCGGCGCGCCGGAGCTGCGTGAGATCGCGGTGTTCCGCATTCCGCAGGCGAGCGGCTTCGATTCGACCAAGCCGTTCCGGCTCGACGTCGATCTCGGCGCCGGCGCCGCAGCGAGCGGCGCCACCCTGGTCTCGCTCGATTATCGCATTCCCGATCGCTATTTGATCGCCGCACCTAGCGAGCCGCCCGCGGCATCGACGACGGCCGCGCCCGCTCCGGTCCAGACGGTGTGGCAGGAGATCTGGTGGGCGCGACGCTACGAGATCGGCGTGCTCGGCGCGATGCTGACGGTGCTCGCCGGCATCCTGATCTTCCAGGACGCGGTGACGGCACACGGCGTGTTTTACTACCGGCTCCGGACCTTCTATCTGCTCACGACACTGGTGTTCCTCGGCTTCATCGCCAACGCGCAGCTCTCGGTCGTCAACGTCCTGACCTTCATCCACGCCCTGCTCTCCGGCTTCCGCTGGGAGCTGTTCCTGCTCGATCCCCTGGTGTTCCTGCTCTGGAGCTTCGTCGCATTCAGCATGCTGTTCTGGGGCCGCGGCGTATTCTGCGGCTGGCTTTGCCCGTTCGGCACATTGCAGGAGCTCACCAATCAGCTCGCGCGCCGGCTCGGCATCAAGCAGATCGAGATCCCGTTCGGGCTGCACGAGCGGCTGTGGATGATCAAATATGTTCTGTTCGTCGCCATCCTCGCGATCTCGCTGCGCTCGATCCTGACGGCCTTCCAGCTCGCCGAGGTCGAGCCGTTCAAGACGGCGATCACCATGAAGTTCCTGCGGGAGTGGCCGTTCGGTGTTTACGCCGGATTGCTGCTGCTGGCTGGCTTGTTCGTCGAGCGCTTCTACTGCCGCTATCTTTGCCCGCTCGGCGCGGCGCTGGCGATCCCGGCGCGGATGCGGATGTTCGAATGGCTCAAGCGCTACCGGGAATGCGGTTCAGAATGTCACGTCTGCGCACGGCGATGCACTGTGCAGGCAATTCATCCGCTCGGCCAGATCAACCCCAACGAATGCATCTACTGCCTGAAGTGCCAGGCCAATTATTTCGACCAGGACGTCTGCCTGCATCTGAAGAAGCGCGCACAGCGGCGTCAGCCATTGCCGCAATCCCCCTCCCCGCCGTCATGA
- a CDS encoding nitrite reductase, whose protein sequence is MRGRASLFPKLAGGVAAAGLLLLSATTAGYAQQQAPAPKPADVEQHKTTPGGQYQPSLDVLGKGATEQPGTKPGDPNLTKAEFDKANQIYFERCAGCHGVLRKGATGKPLTPDLTKKLGFDYLRDFITYGSPGGMPNWGTSGQLEAADIDLMARYLLNTPAQPPEFGMKEMKDSWKVLVPVAQRPTKKMNKLDIDNLFSVTLRDAGEIALIDGTTKKIEHIIKSGYAVHISRMSASGRYLYIIGRDSKLNLIDLWMDPPQTVAELKIGTEARSVETSKFKGYEDKLAIAGAYWPPQYVLMDGATLEPIKVVSTRGMTEDTQEYHPEPRVASIVASHFKPEFVVNVKETGQVLLVNYQDLKNLKVTSIEAERFLHDGGFDKTGRYFLVAANARHKVAIVDTKEDKLVGVVETGGQTPHPGRGANLEHPKFGPVWATSHLGSEHISFIGTDPDKHKQFAWKVVQTVDGQGGGSLFIKTHPKSENLYVDTPLNTDAEISSSVAVFKIKDLAKEKPTYKVLPIGQWSGISEGARRVVQGEYNKDGTEIWFSVWNNKAQDSAIVVVDDKTLTLKTVIRDRRLVTPTGKFNVFNTRNDVY, encoded by the coding sequence ATGCGAGGCCGAGCTTCCCTGTTTCCCAAGCTTGCGGGCGGCGTAGCCGCAGCGGGCCTTTTGCTTCTGAGTGCGACGACGGCCGGCTACGCGCAGCAGCAGGCCCCGGCGCCGAAACCTGCCGACGTCGAGCAGCACAAGACGACGCCGGGCGGCCAGTACCAGCCGAGCCTGGACGTTCTCGGCAAGGGCGCGACCGAGCAGCCCGGCACCAAGCCGGGCGATCCCAACCTCACCAAGGCCGAGTTCGACAAGGCCAACCAGATCTATTTCGAACGTTGTGCCGGATGCCATGGCGTGCTGCGCAAGGGCGCGACCGGCAAGCCGCTGACGCCGGATCTCACCAAGAAGCTCGGCTTCGACTATCTGCGTGACTTCATCACCTATGGTTCGCCCGGCGGCATGCCGAACTGGGGCACCTCGGGCCAGCTCGAGGCGGCCGATATCGACCTGATGGCGCGCTACCTCCTGAACACCCCGGCGCAGCCGCCGGAGTTCGGCATGAAGGAGATGAAAGACAGCTGGAAGGTCCTGGTTCCGGTCGCGCAGCGTCCGACCAAGAAGATGAACAAGCTCGACATCGACAATCTGTTCTCGGTGACGCTGCGTGATGCCGGTGAAATCGCCTTGATCGACGGCACCACCAAGAAGATCGAGCACATCATCAAGTCCGGCTATGCCGTGCACATCTCGCGCATGTCGGCGTCGGGCCGCTATCTCTACATCATCGGCCGCGACTCCAAGCTCAACCTGATCGACCTCTGGATGGACCCGCCGCAGACGGTGGCCGAGCTCAAGATCGGCACAGAGGCGCGCTCGGTCGAAACCTCGAAGTTCAAGGGCTATGAGGACAAGCTTGCGATCGCCGGAGCCTACTGGCCGCCGCAATACGTGCTGATGGACGGCGCGACGCTCGAGCCGATCAAGGTGGTCTCGACCCGCGGCATGACGGAAGATACGCAGGAGTATCACCCGGAGCCGCGCGTGGCCTCCATCGTGGCCTCGCACTTCAAGCCGGAATTCGTCGTCAACGTGAAGGAAACCGGCCAGGTCCTGCTCGTCAACTATCAGGACCTCAAGAACCTGAAGGTGACATCGATCGAGGCCGAGCGCTTCCTGCATGACGGCGGCTTCGACAAGACCGGTCGCTACTTCCTGGTCGCGGCGAACGCTCGCCACAAGGTCGCGATCGTCGACACCAAGGAAGACAAGCTGGTCGGCGTCGTCGAAACCGGCGGCCAGACCCCGCATCCCGGACGCGGCGCCAACCTCGAGCATCCCAAGTTCGGGCCGGTGTGGGCGACGAGCCATCTCGGCAGCGAGCATATCTCCTTCATCGGCACGGATCCCGATAAGCACAAGCAGTTCGCCTGGAAGGTCGTGCAGACGGTCGACGGGCAGGGCGGCGGATCGCTCTTCATCAAGACGCATCCGAAGTCGGAGAACCTCTATGTCGACACGCCCTTGAACACGGACGCCGAGATCTCCTCATCGGTCGCGGTGTTCAAGATCAAGGACCTCGCCAAGGAGAAGCCGACCTACAAGGTGCTGCCGATCGGCCAGTGGTCCGGCATCTCGGAAGGCGCGCGCCGCGTGGTACAGGGCGAGTACAACAAGGACGGCACGGAGATCTGGTTCTCCGTCTGGAACAACAAGGCGCAGGACTCCGCCATCGTGGTCGTCGACGACAAGACGCTGACCCTGAAGACGGTCATTCGTGACCGGCGACTGGTCACCCCGACCGGCAAGTTCAACGTCTTCAACACCCGTAACGACGTCTACTGA
- the cobA gene encoding uroporphyrinogen-III C-methyltransferase, with amino-acid sequence MAVGKVYLVGAGPGDPELLTLKAVRAIREADVVVYDRLVPPEILSTIADGVLQINVGKRAAHHPVPQEEINEMLVRLARAGRTVVRLKGGDPFIFGRGSEEAAELDKAGIPYEVVPGITAAQGCAAAARMPLTHRGMASGVRYVTGHRKANAPLDLNWKSLADPDTTLVVYMGLANIPEIVRNLIAQGLPGTTPVLAVCQGTTPQESRICAPLEALPVALKDVSFSGPVLFIIGKVAGLASERSARSDAATCEAISVVA; translated from the coding sequence ATGGCTGTTGGAAAGGTCTATCTCGTCGGCGCCGGTCCCGGTGACCCGGAGCTGCTCACGCTGAAGGCGGTCCGCGCGATTCGTGAGGCCGACGTCGTCGTCTATGACCGCCTGGTGCCGCCGGAGATCCTGTCGACCATTGCGGACGGCGTGCTCCAGATCAATGTCGGCAAGCGGGCGGCCCATCACCCGGTGCCGCAGGAGGAAATCAACGAGATGCTGGTCCGGCTGGCGCGCGCCGGCCGCACCGTCGTCCGCCTCAAAGGCGGCGATCCCTTCATTTTCGGGCGCGGTTCGGAGGAGGCGGCCGAGCTCGACAAGGCCGGCATTCCCTATGAGGTGGTGCCGGGCATCACCGCGGCACAGGGCTGCGCGGCGGCCGCACGGATGCCGTTGACGCATCGCGGGATGGCCTCCGGCGTGCGCTATGTGACCGGCCATCGCAAGGCGAACGCGCCGCTCGATCTCAACTGGAAGAGCCTCGCCGATCCCGACACGACGCTCGTCGTCTATATGGGCCTGGCCAATATTCCCGAGATCGTCCGCAATCTGATCGCGCAGGGATTGCCGGGAACCACTCCGGTGCTTGCGGTGTGTCAAGGTACGACGCCGCAGGAAAGCAGAATATGTGCTCCCTTGGAGGCGCTTCCGGTCGCTCTGAAAGACGTCTCCTTCAGCGGTCCCGTCCTTTTCATCATCGGAAAGGTCGCAGGGCTCGCGTCAGAACGGAGCGCGCGGAGCGATGCGGCAACTTGCGAGGCGATCTCAGTTGTGGCCTAG
- a CDS encoding cytochrome c — protein sequence MWPSVALASVVAIGPAAAGEANANAARLASLVRQDCGSCHGLTLKGGLGKPLTPDHLRAWNRDQLVSIVLDGVPGTPMPPWRPLLSEADVRWIVERLQQGDLP from the coding sequence TTGTGGCCTAGCGTCGCCCTGGCGTCAGTCGTTGCGATCGGGCCGGCCGCTGCGGGCGAAGCAAATGCCAATGCCGCAAGGCTCGCCAGCCTGGTGCGGCAGGACTGCGGCTCCTGCCACGGGCTGACGCTGAAGGGTGGGCTCGGCAAGCCGCTGACGCCGGATCATTTGCGCGCCTGGAATCGCGACCAGCTCGTCAGCATCGTCCTCGACGGCGTGCCGGGCACGCCGATGCCGCCCTGGCGCCCGCTGCTGAGCGAAGCGGACGTGCGCTGGATCGTAGAGCGCCTGCAGCAGGGAGATCTGCCATGA
- a CDS encoding cytochrome D1 domain-containing protein: MRVMARWCLALLLLMPMLASAAELRGTGNLGLVVERAAGSVLIVDATERKSIGRVEGLGDLSHASAVFSPDQRYAYVFGRDGGLTKVDMLTSTIAKRIVQAGNSIGGAISDDGALIAVSNYEPGGVKVFDARTLDPVANIPAIGEGGKASKTVGLVDLPGRRFAWALYDAGEIWIADLTNVETPAITRLTNVGKLPYDGNVTPDGRHYLAGLFGEDGVVHVDTWRAPLKAERILNGYGRGQEALPVYKMPHLEGWGAVGDKLLLPAVGHHELIAVDLRSFAEVGRTATHGQPVFAVARPDGRHVWVNYAHPFNDTVEIVDTETLKVIHRLTPGPAVLHMEFTPRGNEVWVSVRDADRIDVYDATSFVKKTEIPAQKPSGIFFTARATRIGQ; encoded by the coding sequence ATGAGAGTTATGGCGCGATGGTGTCTGGCGTTGTTGCTGCTGATGCCGATGCTCGCGAGTGCAGCCGAGCTGCGCGGCACGGGTAATCTCGGCCTCGTGGTGGAGCGGGCGGCGGGTTCGGTGCTGATCGTCGACGCCACCGAGCGCAAATCGATCGGCCGTGTCGAGGGGCTCGGCGATCTCTCGCATGCCTCCGCGGTGTTTTCGCCGGATCAGCGCTACGCCTATGTCTTCGGACGTGACGGCGGCCTCACCAAGGTCGATATGCTCACGAGCACGATCGCCAAGCGCATCGTGCAGGCCGGCAATTCGATCGGCGGCGCCATCTCCGACGATGGCGCGCTGATCGCGGTCTCGAACTACGAGCCGGGCGGAGTGAAGGTGTTCGACGCCAGGACGCTCGATCCCGTCGCCAACATTCCGGCAATCGGTGAGGGCGGCAAAGCCTCGAAGACGGTCGGGCTGGTCGACCTGCCCGGACGGCGTTTTGCCTGGGCGCTCTACGACGCCGGCGAGATCTGGATCGCCGATCTCACCAATGTCGAAACGCCTGCAATCACCAGGCTGACCAATGTCGGCAAGCTGCCTTATGACGGCAACGTCACGCCAGACGGCCGCCATTATCTCGCGGGTCTGTTCGGCGAGGACGGCGTCGTGCACGTCGATACCTGGCGCGCGCCCCTGAAGGCCGAGCGCATCCTCAACGGCTATGGCCGCGGTCAGGAGGCGCTGCCGGTCTACAAGATGCCACATCTGGAAGGCTGGGGCGCGGTGGGCGACAAGCTGCTGCTTCCCGCCGTCGGTCATCACGAATTGATCGCGGTCGATCTACGCAGCTTTGCGGAGGTCGGACGCACCGCCACCCACGGACAGCCGGTGTTTGCCGTGGCGCGGCCGGACGGGCGCCATGTCTGGGTGAACTACGCGCACCCCTTCAACGACACGGTCGAGATCGTCGACACTGAGACGCTGAAGGTGATCCATCGCCTGACGCCCGGGCCTGCGGTGCTCCACATGGAGTTCACCCCGCGCGGCAACGAGGTCTGGGTCTCGGTGCGCGATGCCGATCGCATCGATGTCTATGACGCCACTTCTTTCGTGAAAAAGACCGAGATCCCGGCACAGAAGCCGTCGGGAATCTTCTTCACCGCACGCGCGACGAGGATCGGACAATGA
- a CDS encoding Lrp/AsnC family transcriptional regulator, with amino-acid sequence MTPSSVELALIDRWQHDFPLVAKPFEIVGRSAALDEQATIGVFRRMRAHDLISRVGAVVRPNTVGASTLAALHVPPDRLDQVAEIVSREPLVTHNYEREHDLNLWFVVAGGDAEALTETIDRIEAQTGLPVVDLPMVQAYHLGLGFSLCEPRAQKRTAPAAGDYRPDPRDQRILAAIENGLPLVEHPYRAVADQLALGQAEVIARLEHLVAAGVVTRFGCVVRHDKLGFRSNAMAVWNIPDETIDDVAAIFARHPSVTLCYQRPRRPTVWPYNLFCMVHARSRDEAYAALDEVNLLADTGLMQQAVLFSKRCFKQRGAVFSRPKETN; translated from the coding sequence ATGACGCCAAGCTCCGTCGAACTCGCCCTGATCGATCGCTGGCAGCACGATTTTCCGCTTGTCGCGAAACCGTTCGAGATCGTCGGCCGTTCCGCCGCGCTCGACGAGCAGGCGACGATCGGCGTGTTCCGTCGCATGCGGGCGCACGATCTGATCTCCCGCGTCGGGGCCGTGGTCCGCCCCAACACGGTGGGCGCGAGCACGCTCGCCGCGCTGCATGTCCCGCCGGATCGTCTCGATCAGGTCGCCGAGATCGTCAGCCGCGAGCCGCTGGTCACGCACAATTACGAGCGCGAGCACGATCTGAACCTGTGGTTCGTGGTCGCCGGCGGCGATGCCGAGGCGCTCACAGAGACCATCGACAGGATCGAGGCGCAGACGGGGCTCCCCGTCGTGGATCTGCCGATGGTGCAGGCCTATCATCTCGGCCTCGGCTTTTCGTTGTGCGAGCCGCGCGCGCAGAAGCGCACGGCGCCGGCCGCCGGGGACTATCGCCCCGATCCGCGCGACCAGCGCATCCTCGCCGCGATCGAGAACGGACTGCCGCTGGTCGAGCATCCCTATCGTGCGGTCGCCGATCAGCTCGCGCTCGGCCAGGCCGAGGTCATCGCGCGGCTGGAGCACCTGGTCGCCGCCGGCGTCGTGACGCGCTTCGGCTGCGTGGTCCGCCATGACAAGCTCGGCTTCCGGTCGAATGCGATGGCGGTCTGGAATATTCCGGACGAGACCATCGACGATGTCGCCGCGATTTTCGCCCGACATCCCAGCGTGACGCTGTGCTACCAGCGTCCGCGCCGGCCGACGGTCTGGCCGTACAACCTGTTCTGCATGGTGCATGCGCGATCGCGCGACGAAGCCTATGCCGCGCTCGACGAAGTGAATCTGCTCGCCGATACCGGCCTGATGCAACAGGCCGTGCTGTTCTCGAAGCGCTGCTTCAAGCAGCGCGGCGCGGTCTTCTCGCGGCCTAAGGAGACGAATTGA
- a CDS encoding Lrp/AsnC family transcriptional regulator — protein sequence MRALDPTERAIINGLQGGFPLTHRPYRDAGAQLGLSEGEMIEEIGNLLAGGQLSRFGPLWNAEALGGAVCLAAIAVPPERFDEVAGLVNAHPEIAHNYQRDHELNMWFVVSTDAPERIDQVIAEIERETGLAVRAMPKTREFFVGFRVEV from the coding sequence ATGCGCGCGCTGGACCCGACCGAAAGGGCGATCATCAATGGCCTGCAGGGCGGCTTCCCCCTGACGCACCGGCCGTACCGCGATGCCGGCGCGCAGCTGGGATTGAGCGAAGGCGAAATGATCGAGGAGATCGGCAACCTGCTCGCCGGCGGACAGCTCAGCCGCTTCGGGCCGCTCTGGAATGCCGAAGCCCTCGGCGGCGCCGTTTGTCTTGCCGCCATCGCCGTCCCGCCCGAGCGGTTCGACGAGGTCGCCGGGCTCGTCAACGCCCATCCCGAGATCGCGCACAATTACCAGCGCGATCACGAGCTCAACATGTGGTTCGTCGTGTCGACGGATGCTCCCGAACGCATCGATCAGGTGATTGCGGAGATCGAGCGGGAGACGGGCCTTGCCGTGCGCGCGATGCCCAAGACGCGCGAGTTCTTCGTCGGTTTCCGCGTGGAGGTCTAG
- a CDS encoding AsnC family transcriptional regulator — translation MLDAIDRKLIAATQAGLPLVAEPYRALADELGLDEAEIVRRLARLLDDGAIRRIGAIPNHYALGTTANGMSVWDIADEAVADVGARVGALDFVTHCYERPRHLPLWPYNLFAMVHGRTRDEVRAKVAEIAVLVGPAARAHEVLFSTRILKKTGLRIAA, via the coding sequence ATGCTCGATGCCATCGATCGCAAGCTGATCGCCGCCACGCAGGCGGGTCTTCCGCTCGTCGCAGAACCGTACCGCGCGCTCGCCGACGAACTCGGCCTCGACGAGGCCGAAATCGTCCGCCGCCTCGCGCGTTTGCTCGACGACGGGGCGATCCGCCGCATCGGGGCGATCCCCAATCACTATGCGCTCGGCACCACCGCCAACGGCATGTCCGTATGGGACATCGCGGACGAGGCCGTCGCCGATGTCGGCGCCAGGGTCGGCGCGCTCGATTTCGTCACGCATTGCTATGAGCGGCCGCGTCATCTGCCGCTCTGGCCCTACAATCTCTTTGCCATGGTCCATGGCCGGACGCGCGACGAGGTGAGGGCGAAGGTCGCCGAGATCGCCGTGCTGGTCGGTCCCGCCGCGCGGGCCCACGAGGTTCTGTTCTCGACCCGGATCTTGAAGAAGACCGGCCTTCGCATTGCTGCCTGA
- the nirJ gene encoding heme d1 biosynthesis radical SAM protein NirJ yields the protein MFRLSQYLRELDEPAPSGPVRQPPGPVVIWNLIRRCNLTCKHCYSISGDVDFPGELSTAQVFGVMDDLKAFRVPVLILSGGEPLMRRDIFEISARAKAMRFYVGLSSNGTLVDAAMADRIRDIGYDYVGISLDGIGETHDRFRRKQGAYQEALNGLRLLRDRGIKVGVRFTMTEDNAAELPRLLDLVEQENFPKFYLSHLVYAGRGNKNRGDDAMWQTTRDRMDMVIARAWRWAQSGSEMEIVTGNNDADAVYLLHWAERTVPDRAASLRAKLVRWGGNSSGVNVANIDNLGNVHPDTMWWHHTLGNVKTRAFSEIWPDTSDPIMAGLKQKPRRVSGRCGACSHFDICNGNTRVRAQRITGDAWAEDPGCYLSDDEIGLAAPSDRVKTSIYRGTRHEAPLSV from the coding sequence ATGTTTCGCCTCAGCCAATATTTACGCGAGCTGGACGAGCCGGCCCCGAGCGGACCGGTTCGGCAGCCACCGGGACCGGTCGTGATCTGGAACCTGATCCGCCGCTGCAATCTCACCTGCAAGCACTGCTACTCGATCTCGGGCGACGTCGACTTTCCCGGCGAGCTGTCCACCGCGCAAGTGTTCGGCGTGATGGATGACCTCAAGGCGTTCCGCGTGCCGGTGCTGATCCTGTCGGGCGGCGAGCCGTTGATGCGGCGCGACATCTTCGAGATCTCGGCGCGCGCCAAGGCGATGCGGTTCTATGTCGGCCTGTCGTCGAACGGCACCCTGGTCGACGCCGCCATGGCCGACCGCATCCGCGACATCGGCTACGACTATGTCGGCATCTCCCTCGACGGCATCGGCGAGACCCACGACCGCTTCCGCCGCAAGCAGGGCGCCTATCAGGAGGCGCTGAACGGCCTGCGGCTGCTGCGCGACCGCGGCATCAAGGTCGGCGTCCGCTTCACCATGACGGAGGACAACGCGGCCGAGCTGCCGCGCCTGCTCGATCTGGTCGAGCAGGAGAACTTTCCAAAATTCTACCTCTCGCACCTCGTCTATGCCGGCCGCGGCAACAAGAACCGCGGCGACGACGCCATGTGGCAGACGACGCGCGATCGCATGGACATGGTGATCGCACGTGCCTGGCGCTGGGCGCAGTCGGGCAGCGAGATGGAGATCGTGACCGGCAACAACGATGCCGACGCGGTCTACCTGCTGCATTGGGCCGAGCGAACCGTTCCCGATCGCGCGGCGAGCTTGCGCGCAAAACTCGTGCGCTGGGGCGGCAATTCCTCCGGCGTCAACGTCGCCAATATCGACAATCTCGGCAATGTGCACCCGGACACGATGTGGTGGCACCATACGCTGGGCAACGTGAAGACGCGGGCCTTCTCCGAGATCTGGCCGGACACCTCCGATCCGATCATGGCGGGCCTGAAGCAGAAGCCGCGTCGCGTCTCCGGACGCTGCGGCGCCTGTTCTCATTTCGACATCTGCAACGGCAACACCCGCGTGCGCGCGCAGCGGATCACCGGCGACGCCTGGGCGGAGGATCCCGGCTGTTATCTCAGCGATGACGAGATCGGCCTTGCGGCACCAAGCGACCGGGTCAAGACCAGCATCTATCGCGGAACACGTCATGAAGCGCCGCTCTCTGTTTGA